In the genome of Desulfuromonadales bacterium, the window GAGTCTGGCCCGTTTGGCCGTTGTCTTCGTTGCGTCTCCTCGGCGACCACGGCAACCTCCCCCGCCTCCTCCCGCAATCCGCTCTTGAAGTTGCGGATCCCCTTGCCCAGCGCGCCGCCGACCTGCGGCAGCTTGCCGGCGCCGAAAATGACCAGCACCAGCACGAGTATGATGACCAGTTCCTGCGTTCCCAGACCGAACATGCTCTCCTCCTGAAATGATCCTTTAGCCGGCTAGCCTTGCTGGCGGCCGGCCGGCGCCGGCTCCGCGGCCGCCGCCGGCTCTTCCCGGTCGCCGTCCCGCAGGGCGAAGTACTCCTGCGGGGTGTTGATGTTGCGGAACGAACGCCCCTCCGGGTCGCAGTCGGCGAAGGCGGCCGGCGGCACCTCGCACACCCGCACCCGCGGGAAGAAGCGGACGATCTTCTTCTCCCCGGCATCGAGCAGTTCCTCGACGGCCGGCAGGCAGCGGGTGTCGTAGAGGGCGTGCAGCGGCTCGACGCCCCGCTCGCTGCGGGGGATGACCACGTCGGCCGCTGCGTCCCGAGCGCAGAGCCGGCGGATGACCTCGGCGGAGAGGAAGGGCATGTCGCAGGCGACGACGAAGATCTTGCCGGTTCGGGCGTGGCTGAGAGCCGAGTGAATGCCGGCCAGCGACCCCTTCAGTGGATAGAGGTCGGGGACTTTTCGGCAGGGAAGGCCGGCGTAGAGGTCGGGCGAGTTGGTGACGATGAGCACCTCGTCGAACAGCGCTGCCAGCGTCCGGTAGGCGTGGTCGATGAAGCGGCCGCCGTCCAGGGGAAGCAGCGACTTGTCGCTCCCCATGCGGCGGGATTCGCCGCCGGCGAGGATGACGCCGGTGACGCCGCGGATGCGCCCGGCGCCGATGTCCAGTTGCTGCGGGTGGGCATAGACGGTGAATTTCCCCCCCCGCACGTAGCCGACGAGGCCGATCCCCGCCTCTTCGCAGAGCCGCACCGCCTGGTCCGTAGCCGAGGTGCGCGAGGCGATGAGCGCAAGCCCGAGTCGGGCCGCCTTGGCCGCCATCTCGGTCGAGACCCGGCCGGAGGTGACGAGAAGCTTGCCGGCGAGGTCGATCCCCTTAAACAGCGCCTCGCCGGCGATGCGGTCGAGGGTGTTGTGCCGGCCAAGATCCTCGGCGAAGAGGAGCAGGGTGCCGTCAGGCTCCCCCACCGCCGCCGAGTGGATGCCGCCGTGGCTGCGGTATCCTTCCGCCTTCTTCGCCAGTTCCTCCATCAGGCGGAAGACGGCGTCGGGGCGGACCGGCGCCGGGCGCGGCAGAGCCTCGCCCCTGCCCTCCGGCGATGGCAGGTCGAAGGTGATCCCGGTGCCGCAGCCGCTGGTGAGGACCGGCCTGAGCCGCTCGGGGAGTTCCTGCTTGATGCGCACGTTGGCCACGCCGAAGTCGTCGCAGACCGACAGCAGCAGGAAATCGTCGAGGCTCTCGACGAACCCCTGCAGCCGCAAAAACCCCGCCACCAGGAAGCGCAGCTCGTGCGGTGAGGCGACCAGGGTGGCGAGCTCCCGGCCGTTGACGGTGAGGGCGAGGGGATGCTCGCGGACGACCTCCCCCCGCTGCTCCTCCAGACGGCCGTTGTGATAAGTGTAGAGTGTGTTCATAGGCCTTCGGATGGTGCAGGGGCGCAGCATGCTGCGCCCCTGCGGTGTTTGTTACGCCTCGCTGACCTTCCCATGCCCCGGGTGCTCGCCGATCTTGCGGATGCGGTCGGGAATGGTGGCATCGACCGCTTCGGGATGGTGCTCGAAGATCGGAAAGTACTTGGCGACCAGGACGAAGAAGAGGATGTGGGCGGCGATGATGCCGATGGTAACGACCGATTCCAGCAGGGAGGGGAAGTAGATCTGCTGGTCGGGCTGGATCATGCCGAACATCGAGACGTTGAACCGGTTGAGGATCAGCCCGAAGATGACCAGGCTGGCCGCCCGCAGCTGCATCGCCTTGTCGGTGCGGATGCGGCGGTTCAGAAACATGAGGAAGGGGACCAGCACCCCGACGATCACCTCGATGGCGAAAAGCAGGGTGAGGAAGGGGCGGTCGAAGAGGGGTCCCTCGGCCAGGGTGGTCAGGGCGAAGAGCTTGACGAGGATGTAAGCCCCCATGATCCAGGGGATGATCTTCGTCAGGGTGGCAAGGAGCTCGGACTCGTTCGGCTGTCCCATGTAGCGGTGCACCAGGCTCGCCTCGAAAATGACGATGGAGAGCCCGCAGAAAATCGCCGAGAGCCAGAACTGCAGCGGCAGCAGGGGGTTGTACCAGAGGCTGTGCAGCTTGTCGACGGCGATGAGGAAGAAGGTGCCGAGGGTCGACTGGTGCAGGGTGGAGATCATCGCCGCCACGATGGCGAAGGGGACCGAGAGATTGCGCAGCAGGCGCAGGGGGATGTGCCATCCGAAGCGCTCGGAGACCGGATGCAGGAACTCCAGGGTGAGGACGGTGGTGTAGGCCATGACGCACATGGAAACCTCGAACATGGGCGAGTGGACATTCCAGTTCCAGGGGAAAAGGACGTACATCCCCCGCTGCGGCTGCCCCAGGTCGAGCAGCAGCCCGACGCAGACCAGGGAGTAGCCGAGGAAGCCGGTGACGATGGCCGGACGAACCAGGGGTTCCAGCTTTTTGATGTGGAAGACATGGGCGACGACGCCGAGAGTGAAGGCGCCGGCCGCCAGGGGAACGGCGGTGACCACGTCGAAGGAGATCC includes:
- the tatA gene encoding twin-arginine translocase TatA/TatE family subunit — its product is MFGLGTQELVIILVLVLVIFGAGKLPQVGGALGKGIRNFKSGLREEAGEVAVVAEETQRRQRPNGPDSMEGINQSGH
- the fdhD gene encoding formate dehydrogenase accessory sulfurtransferase FdhD is translated as MNTLYTYHNGRLEEQRGEVVREHPLALTVNGRELATLVASPHELRFLVAGFLRLQGFVESLDDFLLLSVCDDFGVANVRIKQELPERLRPVLTSGCGTGITFDLPSPEGRGEALPRPAPVRPDAVFRLMEELAKKAEGYRSHGGIHSAAVGEPDGTLLLFAEDLGRHNTLDRIAGEALFKGIDLAGKLLVTSGRVSTEMAAKAARLGLALIASRTSATDQAVRLCEEAGIGLVGYVRGGKFTVYAHPQQLDIGAGRIRGVTGVILAGGESRRMGSDKSLLPLDGGRFIDHAYRTLAALFDEVLIVTNSPDLYAGLPCRKVPDLYPLKGSLAGIHSALSHARTGKIFVVACDMPFLSAEVIRRLCARDAAADVVIPRSERGVEPLHALYDTRCLPAVEELLDAGEKKIVRFFPRVRVCEVPPAAFADCDPEGRSFRNINTPQEYFALRDGDREEPAAAAEPAPAGRQQG
- the hybB gene encoding Ni/Fe-hydrogenase cytochrome b subunit codes for the protein MTAARYVINEIQGYHRFIKFLMVLVGAAAVASAIRFIFGLGATTNLNDTYPWGLWISFDVVTAVPLAAGAFTLGVVAHVFHIKKLEPLVRPAIVTGFLGYSLVCVGLLLDLGQPQRGMYVLFPWNWNVHSPMFEVSMCVMAYTTVLTLEFLHPVSERFGWHIPLRLLRNLSVPFAIVAAMISTLHQSTLGTFFLIAVDKLHSLWYNPLLPLQFWLSAIFCGLSIVIFEASLVHRYMGQPNESELLATLTKIIPWIMGAYILVKLFALTTLAEGPLFDRPFLTLLFAIEVIVGVLVPFLMFLNRRIRTDKAMQLRAASLVIFGLILNRFNVSMFGMIQPDQQIYFPSLLESVVTIGIIAAHILFFVLVAKYFPIFEHHPEAVDATIPDRIRKIGEHPGHGKVSEA